From Hermetia illucens chromosome 6, iHerIll2.2.curated.20191125, whole genome shotgun sequence, one genomic window encodes:
- the LOC119660153 gene encoding uncharacterized protein LOC119660153 isoform X3 — protein MPPPNRLTTTAPTYKRAAAQSPLMTQAASLPLGVPPFKPIPVDDQKKKAMEPRPFQPAAVPQNFTFVQPLPMKPISQNLIGGENYNMHKTPVFHPMPSSVSRISTGDIVEVDNHHPMQQQELPTIDLMGHTVEELAAAANVSVEAIRQAIFMRQQQLMTERRRNEVLRNQLREVLATSTTTTTTPATTTTTTVMPTKQVTMRPFITGQKVMNAPKEYYPVGYDKNFDDNFTSKVDLPPTSFHCGDQKHFPGLYADVDLGCMVFHVCAFTDDGLIMKSFLCPESTLFDQTILKCNWWFYVDCKTSKDLYDSNIPISKSYQLMKSLTYFSNYKKTNSKDTVDLEALQNTVTGSSNKLT, from the exons ATGCCACCTCCGAATCGGTTAACAACTACTGCACCAACTTACAAACGCGCAGCAGCCCAATCACCGTTAATGACACAAGCGGCATCCTTGCCTCTGGGGGTTCCACCATTCAAGCCGATTCCAGTTGATGACCAGAAGAAAAAAGCAATGGAGCCGAGACCATTTCAACCAGCTGCAGTGCCACAG AACTTCACCTTTGTTCAACCGTTACCAATGAAACCTATCTCACAAAATCTAATTGGCGGAGAAAACTATAATATGCATAAGACTCCCGTATTTCATCCCATGCCATCGTCTGTTTCAAGGATATCCACTGGAGACATAGTTGAGGTTGATAATCATCATCCAATGCAGCAGCAAGAACTACCAACGATCGATCTAATGGGCCACACCGTGGAAGAGTTGGCTGCGGCGGCCAATGTTAGTGTTGAGGCAATAAGGCAGGCCATTTTCATGAGACAACAGCAGCTAATGACTGAACGTCGAAGGAACGAAGTTTTAAGGAACCAACTTCGTGAAGTTTTAGCAACAAGCACTACTACAACTACTACTCCTGCTACAACAACAACTACTACTGTGATGCCTACTAAACAAGTGACCATGAGACCATTTATAACAGGACAAAAG GTCATGAACGCCCCGAAGGAGTACTATCCTGTAGGATATGATAAAAACTTTGATGACAATTTCACATCCAAAGTCGACTTACCACCAACGAGTTTCCACTGTGGCGATCAAAAGCACTTCCCAGGACTTTATGCTGACGTCGATTTAGGCTGCATG GTATTCCACGTTTGTGCCTTCACAGATGATGGCCTAATCATGAAGTCCTTCCTTTGTCCGGAAAGCACGCTGTTCGACCAGACCATCCTCAAGTGCAACTGGTGGTTCTATGTCGATTGTAAGACCAGCAAAGACCTTTACGATTCGAACATACCAATCTCGAAGAGCTACCAGCTAATGAAGTCGCTTACCTACttctcaaactacaagaaaactAACTCCAAGGACACTGTTGACCTGGAAGCGCTGCAGAATACAGTGACAGGAAGCAGTAACAAACTGACGTAG